Within Vicia villosa cultivar HV-30 ecotype Madison, WI linkage group LG1, Vvil1.0, whole genome shotgun sequence, the genomic segment TACTTGTGGGAAATCATGATGGTGGTGTTTGGAGTTCATCAAATGGTGCTGAAAGTGCTAGCTGTAATTCTTCTGTGAATTCTGTTTATGATTATCAGTGGCCTGATATGCATTTAGAAGGTAGTAGTATTCAACAATGGGATCTTTGTGAACAAGATCAAGATGTTAATTGCTTCTGGGAAACTCCTAGTTATCAAGTAAATGGCTTTTATCATTGATTCATCCATTTCATATTCAGGGTGAAGTTATTATATATATGCTATAGTAAAATAATGTATGGTGCTCAATTGAATAAAAGTTTATCATGTTATTTAGTGTATGATGGGGTTATATTATATGGTAAGTTTCATTTAGTTGTGTTTGTTATGAATATAAATTTAGATTAGAGAACATACATGTCTATGAATTATATGCTATTATCtagattatattttttaaaatcaacaatgttttttctaattttttattttttatattgagcTTAACATTTAACTTAAATATTTTATCATATGATAGAGTTGTTGTCTTAGTGTCGTTGTCTTCTTTCGaattatgatttttttcgtcaaattCTCTTTTGTGAGAAGATATTTCATGAGAGTCTTCTAAAGTATTGTCGATAATATTGGTAATTGCACGCATGTGAGGCGACGTGGGACGCGGTCAGCCGTTAGGTTGACATGGAAGATTGACAAAACATTCATGTGAGGGATTACTTGTTCAATTAGAGAAAAGAGTATTTGTTTCGTGTCAAATGCTTTGTTGCATCGTTACTGGTTAGGGATGTAAATGGATATTCATGGGAACGGATAGTATGATGTTCGTGTCCGCCCCGTTGGAGGAATATGATATCCATATCCGCCCCATATCCGTGCAGATATCCGCTAAACAGGTAATCCGTGGATTTTAAGGTATCTGCGGATATTTACAGATATATATGGATAACACAAttgttttaaattatgttttaaaaaaatatatttttcagtttcttttaaagacacaagacgttattatcacataacattCATAGAAATCTATCTTATTTTAACaacacaattttttaaaattagttttcttcattttcaccaaattataatatctcatacatttcatctttaataaagaaataaaaagaatgaTACTGTGATTGTGAGTTATAGTGGAAGAGCGGACGACAGAGGAGTAGAAAGAATGACATTAGTTGGGAAGAAAAAGAGCGGTACTAGTTGGTTGGACGATAGAATTGTTAAGGTCAGGTATGAAGCATTGGCGAAGCTTAAATATGAAATGGCcagtaaaatttatatataaatgttttctttaaagaaaacttcaaaaaaaaatatgagactagttttttaattttttagaagatgaaaagatagagtacaaaaaactaataatatttaagtaatttatatatataatttattaacggAATTGGATATCCGCGGGCACGGTAACATTAAACCCATATTCATGTCTATTAATAAACGCGTATTTgaatatccatttattttatctGTGGATATCTATTAAACTATCTGCCCCGTACCCGTGACGAATTTTATCCGCGGATATCTGCGTGTATGGATATTTTTTCCATCCCTATTATTGGTCCTTTGCCTTTTTTTGTCTTATGGGAAACCCGAAACTGTTTTCCCAAGTTTTGTTTCTGCTTTGCAAGACGAGGGTTTGTGACAAGTATCTTTACTTGAACATGGGATCCATGGATATGGAAGTTCTAGATAATTGTCGTTCTTGGGAATAAGCGCATTAAATGTATTCCTAGTAAGACATAACATTATGTTGGAAAAGAATGACATGTCTCCTACGATAGTCAGTAATGAAGTTCTCCTTCTCTTGAGCACTTAAGTGATTTTTGAACACTTTTCAAGGAGATCTCAATTGTTGGTGATGCAGGGTGATTGTACGACACTTAGTGCTCGAGTATGGTATAAAGGGCTTTCAAAGCGCTATTTTACCTTTTCTATTGTTAACGATATACAAAAGAGTATTTCTTCATCGTTCTTCTCTAAGAGTTTTCTTGTTTTAATGTTGGATAAAGTTCAGACGAATTTATTTCTTTGCACTAGTCCTGCATGTTTGATTGTTCTTTCCTCTGAGTTCCAAAGTTTATTGTTCTCCTTTTGCTCTTGTTCCCCTTTTCTAAAGTTTCTAAGATAGAGAATGTTAAAACTTTCTTGCTTGCTACATTGTACATGCATTAATTTTCtttcataataaattttaaacatgGAGATTATGTAAACCTTGACCAAGAAGGCCAAAAAGGATATTTCAGGCGACTGAGTGGATCTAGACATATTAGGAATTGTTTTCACTTTCTTATGTGAACATGTCTTAGACCAAACTTTTACTAACGTGGGTCCTGCAGCTAACTGGAAAGTGTTTTCCTAGATGGAGATAAAAGAATCTGTAGCCAATATGATGGTTGTATCATTCTTTTTCATGAATTCATATTCTCCCTCATAGGTTATCATCTTCCATGTAATGAATTTGAAGTTACGGTAGCATATTGATCCATTAATTTGTTTGTTACCCCTTCATAGTTACATCTAACGAGTTGGGCATTCTTAAATATTTCAATACTGGTGTGAGTATCGTGGGAGTAAGTCGATTGTGACgttattctttcatttttataaaaCTCAAAACAACCCCAATCATGCGAACAATTTTGGTTTTATCTCCCCGAGGAAAAACATCGGATATTTCGAGACTTATTCCAATAAGGTGAAGTATTTGAAGGATTGTTTTTACCCAGATACTCCTCTTAATAAAGAGGCGCATGTAAGAATCTACCATTTAGAGCTTGGTCCTCCACCCGTATGCATCATGGGTGTCTTATGCAATTATTGGTCCTCTACCTAGATACTCCTCTTAATAAAGAGAAGTTGCTTTTCTGTGAAGTAACTGAGAAAAACAAGGCTTGACTTCTGCCAAGTAGGGATGACAACGGATCAGgccgggtgcgggtttcacactatccaaacccgcacccgaaatatcgggtggcacccaaacccgaacccaaaggctattcgggtggcaaaataacactcaCGCCAATACCCGTTGGGTTcgagttttttcacccaaacccgaacccgtagcaaaatacataaaatacatttttcctacaattttcttacaactttccacaatatatatatatatatatatatatataatattatatatatatatatatatatataatattatataatatatatatatatatataaaagcgggtgtgatttcgagTTTCGGGtgtgggtttcacactacccaaatccgcacccgaaatatcgggtggcacccgaacccaaacccagtaaactcgggttttcacccatTGACTTGTGTTCGGGTGCCGGTGGACCCCGCGGGTTTGGGTTTGCCTACCATCCCTACTACCAAGGCATCGTTATCCAAGGTGGAGGCTGCTCTAGAAGAAGTAAAGTAGTCATTTGATCCTGCTTAGAAAAGTATTGAAGAGCTAGAGAAGTCTCTAAAAGAGTCTTAGAAAAGTAAGAAGAAGGATGAGGACGACCTTTATACGACGCCCGAAGAGAATCTTGATCTCTCTAAGGAGTTAGCCAAGTCAATgcaagaaaatttattttttgtcaAGGATGCCTTTGAGAGTACCTTGAAGCAGGTAGAATTTTTTTATCCTACCATGCTAGTCTCCCGTGACCGAATTCATCTTGATCAAGCTATTGAGGACGGGAAAGTTGTCTCTTTGGCGGACTAGTGTGCCCAATTTTATTTGACTAGCGTGTTTGTACCCGGCGTGTGTGAatctttgttgtttttgtccTGTAatatgcacacacacacacacttcatTTTATTACTTACTTGTATTTTACCTAGTTTGTAGTATCGTGTTTGGTCTCAAGTTCATTTTATTGGGACTCAACTTTTCCTCTGAGTTTGTACTTAAAGTTTATTGGAACGTCTCTGAGGACCATGCCTGGACAAGGGTCAACACCCCCTCCCCATGCCCCAGGTGAAATTTTGGTTAGAGGTTGACGTATGGCAGAGTCACCACTACTAAGAAGGGGTGAGCTAGTAATTTGCCAATTTGGAGCTTGCTTTCATGGTGTGTGTGCATTGACATTTTGGAGTATTGATTATTTTAATCATACACATGTGGTTTTTGTGACACCACTCTTAAGTCTTTTTGATGGAGCTTTGATCTATCTGATCGTACCCCGGAATCATTGTTCCCTTTCATTATTACAAAAGGAAGAATATAGTATAGTGAAAATTCCTTCTTTCCTTAATtacacaatcataataataatagatTATGATAATGTGTCATTTACTTTTTATAAAAGAAAGCTTTTAAATTACCAAGGGGCTACGCCACTTCTTGTTGGCCACAGTAAACATAGTAGTTATTTTTTTGACTTCGTTTGGATCATccaccttttctttttttcctgaGACGAACTGGCTTACCTATAGGGGGTTGGATATCCATGTTCCTCAGCTTTCCGGTTAGGGAGGCCATGTTGACCTAGATAGATTTTCCTTCATGTTCTTTTGGTCATGCTTCAAAGCTTTGTATATCCTTTTTTCTCCCAAAAGTTTAGCGTCTATCGTCAACAACTCGGCATGGACGTTGTGGTTATTCAACTTGAGGTGGACCGAGGAGTATATTGCGTTCAAGGTTATTTCCAAAGGCCATCAAAATACACAGTTGTAAAAACTTGTGTAAGAAACTACTAGGACTTAGGAGCCAATAGTTATGGTATCCCTTCCTTATCCTAAGGTATTAACTTGAAGTATCCCCAAGGACATTGTTAAAGATCTGTAGGTAGGACCCTTCATAAGGCCATAACTTCTTGTTCTTTAGCTCTATCTTCTCAAAGAGATATCATTACATGATGTCACAAGAACTATCATAATCAATAAGTACTCTGAATACGTCGAAGTGGCGATTGTGGCCTTTAAGACCAAAGGAAAGCTATCTTTTTTCCTGCTTATTCATAATCACTAActgatgatcttcttcttcattgtacTTTTAGACGGATTATTGGCCCTTCCCtttgtgctcttcttcttcccGATGTATTGGCGCTTCCCTTTCCGCCATTCTTTTTCCCTGCTACTCATGTCTTTACCTTTTCCCTCGACTACAACTTCAACAGCTTCCTTAGGGGATTGTTTTTTCTTTGGAGAGTCCTCTATGCCCTATTGTTGTCCTTGGTGAATTTGGACAATCATCATTTCTTAATCAACCCTTCCATCTCATTCTTTAGTTAGATGCAATCCTTTGTATGGtggtcgtgacttttatgaaatgACAATATTTGGATTTATCCGTCTTGGAGAACTCTTTGATATGGGTTCCTTATCTTAGCCTCCTTAAGATATGCTCAAGAGAGTGTAAGCATCAAATCTAGAGCAGGGTTCACACTCATTTTCTTTTTTGGACCGCCCGACGTCTTTCTCTGATGGTCAGTTGGGACTTGCAAATTGCATTTCCCAGTCCTTAGCTAACCTTGGCAGTCAAGATTTTGTCTTTGTAGTTGATGTAGGTATATGCTCAACTCAACAAGTCCTTCAGTTATGGGCCTCTTTACACCCTAATTTTTCTCAAAATCTGCAATCCAACCTCATGCCCCTTTCAAAGATCCACCACATCAAGCTTTCATCTATGTCTCCAACAGCCACGGGCACTTTGGTGAAGCGATCAATGCATTTATGCTGGGTTTCTTTCTTGCCTTGCACGATTCCTCTAAGCAAGACCATGGTAGTCGGTTGACTCTTCCTATGTGAAGTGGGTGGTGAAAGCTTTGCACAAGTATGTTCAGAGTCTATACTTCCATCTAGAATTAATTTGtgttggacttgagacttcaTACACAAGAGTGGATGCAgtaatgtttaattttttaatagtgGCAAAGTATAtatgatttaaaatagttttaattctCGTATTCAACAATCaccaaataattataaatttctgAAAAAATATGATATTAAAATAAGGAAATATTTTTGTAATGAATATAAAATAGGATTAAATATACGTTACCTCCTGCCATATAGGTGAGATTCGGTTTATCCtctttaaaaattttgttttggattatccCCTAAAATCTGAAAATTCTATGTCTTTTGCCCCCTATGGGCCCAAATTACCCCTTgtaaaatactttttttatttacCTCCCTGCTTTTTACACGCTTAAGGGGTACTCAAAAATTACAGGGAGGTAatccaaaaaataaaatttaaagaggcgtaaaccgaatctcgcctatataaAAGGGGTAaagtatatttaaccctataaaaTATGATATTAAAACAGCCAAATATTTTTTGTAATGAATATATAAGagtaggggtgctcaaaaccaaaccaacccaatagaaaaccgcaaaccaaaccaaaccaaaccgaaaccgcaaaaaaccgcatttagttcggattagtttgggtcatcttttaataaaaccgcacggttcggtttgcggtttgtattttgtaaaccgaaccaaaccgaatcaaaccgcattatgttacaacctaacttttacttaactcacatccaacccaaacttaaatgtattataccttagccttatgattaagaacaattttctcgtccttacacatatgattttagtcctgatcttttcaaatctctaatAGTATTATCGtgtcttctttgccacatacatcttccctctttttctataatctctactctcttatattctttcttttttaccttcttatttttatgcaaatgttccctatttcagtttcatttttatcgcacatcttcttctctaatctctcaactcttttgttttttctttttcaccttcactaatctctcctctcttctatttttttgtttcatttctaataatttttatattgttttatactattattttatgtttattatttaacttttgtctaatttaatttttacatattaaatagaaagttgttgtcaaaatatgacgagtttgttgttatttgatagtgtatgaatgtctaaatacaaatttatgttgtcatctatatgtatgtattgttcaataaaatattagtacaaaaccgaaccaaccgaaccgaaccaaaacgcattagtttggtttggtttggttcggatttttttaaaagccaaccgaaccaaaccaaaccgcacgattttttctcttgcggttcggatgatttttttcgtaaaaaccgcccaaaccgcaccgcgatcacccctaTATAAGAGCAtttaaggaaaaggaaaaaaatatataattatgtatttCATAAGCGTAATATTAAGTTGACTTATTATAGAATATAATCAACTTCTTAATGTTATATTATCTCCGGTCTTATTTATAAGAAACGATTctcttttttatataaattgaataaataatgtatctggacaatatgttgtctaaatacattatttattcaatatatttaaaaatgaatcttttcttataaatgggataAGAGGGAGTATTAATGAGGAGAGTAAAGTGTATTAAagtatcaaaaatttcaaaatagacATAGCAAGGGGTGTGAGATAAGAAATTCCATAGATGAaaagtaaaattttaaatttatttgggATTTGGAGTCCATGTTGTAATGGGCTCGGcccattttctttcttttgaatgaaaaaaaaaaaaccgtTATGTAGCACTAGGTCTTTTCCGTCCTTCGCGGTAATTTTACCACTATCTATATATTCAAATTCTTCTCTCATTTTTCACCATCATCAACCACCGAAACGATGTCGCTTCGCCCAAATGAAAGAACCGATGCTCGCCGTAACCGCTACAAGGTCGCCGTCGACGCCAACGACGGTCGCCGGAGACGTGAAGACAATATGATCGAGATTCGCAAGAACAAGCGTGAAGAAAGCTTGCAGAAGAAACGTCGCGAAGGCCTTCAATCTCAGGAGCAGTCCCCCACTCTCGACAAGAAGGTACTTCTCCGCCACCGTAGTTTTCTCTTTACTCCATTTTCGCTTTTATGATGCAAGTTAGGGTTTAAGAAATTTCAGATGTTGTTATTCAATTTATTCAATTGTGTGTGTTGATGTAGCTTGAGAGTCTTCCTTCAATGGTTGTCGGCGTTTGTTCGGACGATCGCAGTGCTCAACTTGAAGCCACCATACTGTTTCGGAAGCTACTCTCAATAGGTAAATAAATGTGAATAATTCGTTTCTATTCACCACTTTCTTGATTGTTCTTGTTTAGTCTCTGTGTTAATGTTGTTCTTattgattttttgttgttgttgtagaacAAAGTCCTCCGATTGAGAGCGTTATTCAATCTGGTGTTGTGCCACGTTTGGTTGAGTTTCTTGCCAGGGAGGATTTCCCTCAACTCCAGGtttcaaatttttgaatttgcattttttttgtgttttccttTGTGGATGGATGAAATCTGTTGTgttcattatttatttatctattttgctTATTGTTTGTGGTTTAGTTTGAGGCTGCATGGACTCTGACAAACATTGCCTCTGGAACTTCTGAGAACACTAAAGTGGTGGTTGATCATGGTGCAGTTCCTGCATTTGTCTCGTTGCTTAGGTCACCTATTGATGAAGTTCGAGAGCAGGTATCTGATACTTTAGTACTTGAATGTGTTGTACAAGCGTCTTTCTTACTTTCATTGTTTACTAATATAATTATATCCATGAAATTCTAGGCCGCGTGGGCTTTGGGAAATATTGCTGGTGACTCCCCCGGGGGTCGCAATCTAGTGCTTGGTCATGGTGGCCTTATCTCACTGTTAGCCCTGATAAACGACCACGCCAAACTTTCAATACGGAGAAATGCGACGTGGACATTATCAAACTTATGTAGGGGAAAGCCACAACCTCCATTTGAGCTGGTAATATAATATCTATTGTTTCATTCAAATCAAACCTTAGAGATAGGTCTGTTGAGATTTTGGCTATTCTTTTTGTTAATATGTTGTATGACAGGTGAGGCCTGCTCTTCCAGTTCTTGGGCGTTTGGTTTTGTCGGATGATGAAGAAATTTTGGCAGATGCTTGCTGGGCTTTATCATACCTTTCTGATGACTCAAATGATAAAATACAAGAAATTATTGATGCGGGTGTATGTGGCCGACTGGCGCAGCTCCTTCAGTGAGTATAAGTTGTACTATACCTTGTTTAAAATGATCCTGATCATGTTGTTTCAATGGTTGATTGTTTGTCTAACTTTGTGTATGGTCTCATTTTCAGACACCCATCTCCTTCAGTATTGATTCCTGTTGTTCGTACAGTTGGAAATATTGTGACTGGAGATGATATGCAGACTCAGGTAGTGATCTGTAACTGATTGAAATTATAATTTGATATACGATCAAAAGGGACAAGGTTGCCGATATCAGTCTTCACATTTTGTCAAATTCTATTTCTTTTTAGATTTTGTATTGATTCTCCttactgtgttttttttttctttccctaGGTGATGGTCAATTACGGTGCACTCCCTTGCCTTTTGAATATTTTGATACAAACTCATAAAAAAAGCATCAAGAAAGAAGCTTGTTGGGCTATATCCAACATTACAGCTGGAAATAAGGAACAAATACAGGTAAGACAGGGAATCATAATTTGTTGTCAATCAATAACTGTTTTATTGAATAGTTTTTAGTTTGATTATCTTAGTCGAATGCTCTGTAGAATTTTCAGTTTCAATAACTGTTTTCAGAGTTTTATTATGACTTATTTGTTTTTGAAGTTCTAGTAAATGAGAGTCAATTGAATACTGTATAATGTAGGGTGTCATTGAGCGGTTGCTATTATGTTGTCTCTCAAGAACAAAAGTTCTGACCTGTTTGAGTGTGTGAAGTAACAGTTAGTTCATGCATTTGTCGAATATGCTGAAGGGTGTTGACTACTTAAATTGTCTAATCTAAGAGATCAAATGAGTTAATATTTTATTgtgaagtttatttttaattttgtataaattAAAAGCCGACAATTTACATATGTAGGCTGTTATCGAAGTTGGCGTTATTCCTCCGCTTGTGAGTCTTCTTCAACACGCAGATTTTGACATGAAAAAGGAAGCTGCTTGGGCAACAACAAATGCTACAGCGGGTGGAACTCTTAAGCAGATCAAGTATGTGCTTTCTTTAATAGGTTCTTAAAAATGA encodes:
- the LOC131602529 gene encoding importin subunit alpha-2-like translates to MSLRPNERTDARRNRYKVAVDANDGRRRREDNMIEIRKNKREESLQKKRREGLQSQEQSPTLDKKLESLPSMVVGVCSDDRSAQLEATILFRKLLSIEQSPPIESVIQSGVVPRLVEFLAREDFPQLQFEAAWTLTNIASGTSENTKVVVDHGAVPAFVSLLRSPIDEVREQAAWALGNIAGDSPGGRNLVLGHGGLISLLALINDHAKLSIRRNATWTLSNLCRGKPQPPFELVRPALPVLGRLVLSDDEEILADACWALSYLSDDSNDKIQEIIDAGVCGRLAQLLQHPSPSVLIPVVRTVGNIVTGDDMQTQVMVNYGALPCLLNILIQTHKKSIKKEACWAISNITAGNKEQIQAVIEVGVIPPLVSLLQHADFDMKKEAAWATTNATAGGTLKQIKYLVDQGCIKPLCDLLVCPDARIVAVCLEGLENILVAGEAEKSNSEDANLYAEMIEDSEGLEKIENLQNHDNDEIYEKAVKLLETYWMEEKDEVLPPGHGDQSGFNFASKEPSLPPGGFKFG